TCTAAAGTGTCGGGGCGTTTATTCTGCTAAGAATGAATGGCCTTTAAGAAAGTGTGAAATAGCTCAAAAATCATTCGGTTGCGAAGGTCGGCAGGTGATGACCAGACACGAAATTTATTGAGTGTTCGACTCCTATTATCGGCACCATCCCTCCTTCAGATTCCCTTTGCTTACCTTTTCGCCGGTTAAACAACCGTTTAATCATCCGCTGTTATAATTACCCCTGTTGAGTCTTGATGGATGAATGTTTTCCCCTCAAGCATTGCGATGCGGCGCTCTCTGGAGCGGCATCCGTTTTTGGACATGCCGGTGGTTCGGTGAGAAGTTAGGAGAAGTGAACTATGAGCAGAAAAGACAAGCTCGCGGCGGCCCTGTTGGCCATCTTCCTGGGTGGGCTGGGCATTCACAAGTTTTACTTAGGGATGAAGTGGTGGGGGCTGTTCTACCTGCTGTTCTGCTGGACGGGGATCCCGGCGATTGTCGGCTTTATCGAAGGCATTATTTATCTGTTCCAATCGGAAGAGAAGTTCAACCAGAAATACAACCCTGGTCTGATTTAATGCGTTTTCTGGCGGCGCTTCCTGCGAATGGGAGCGCCGCTTTTCATTCCGCTATTGTTTTTTCATCATCATCTTGCCGCGCATCTCTTTGCTCATCATTTTATTCGAGCTGGAGATCACGCAGTTATATTGCTTGCCTTGGTTAATGATCATAAAGGTGCTGACCGGATTTTTAAAATCCTTGTCGATGGTGAAATAAATATAGGCCTGCGGCAGTGCGGCCGGTTTAAAGGCGCCGAAGGCATACACATCCGCCAGGCCCAGCGCGGAGAGATCGACCGTCAGCTCCATGGGTTTCATGGAATCTGGCGATGGGAACATCGATTTGGCCGACATCATCATGGTGCTGCTGTTGATGGTGTAATCGGTTTTAACCTTCATGCCGATATATTTAGATTCCGGCATGGAAAGTTCTTTTTTGCAGGCGGCGTCGTGCTGCGGCGCCGGGCTGCCGTTTTCCATCACGGCGTGCACGTGTTCCAGCGTCACTTCCGCGCTGCCGGTAGTGGGCTGCGCATCGGCCGCGTAAGCCGCGCCGCTGAAGGCGGCTACAGAGGTAAGGATAATGCCTGTAACGATTTTCATTGTCGCTCTCCGGAATACTAATAATGTTATTAATTGCGGTGTGTAGCCTATTGGCTTGATAAAACGCAAGGTTACCCGTTCCGTGGAAATAAAATACCCTCGGAATTTTTATAATAAATAGTGTTTCACCCACGCGATGTGCGAGGCTTATTTAATTGTATTGAGAATCTTGCTCTTTTGTTTTTCAGTATTTTTACCTGTATATGAAGAGTATGTATAAACATAGTCAATGTTTAGAATATGCACAAATTATTGCGTTTTTTTCCTCCTTTATATTTTGGTTTTTAATAAGGCTGAGAATATTGCATTGAGATACAGGGAGTTATCTTTTTACGTTAAAATCATACTGTGAAGCGTTATTTATGTGATCTTCATAGTCACAGAAATAACGCTGAAATTATTATCTTTCTATTTGACGGCTAATTATTCATTGCATAGGCTTCAACCCCGCTAACCGCCTGCGCTAGAATCAGGCGGTTTTCTCGTGGAAAAGGATATTGCCATGGCCGCCTGGGCCCTTTTGATCGTCGGTTGGTTGTTGATTTGGCGGGATTACCCGATTTTCGGCGTGCTGTGCATCGCGCTGTTCGCCGTGCTGCAATGGGCGAAATACGCTGCTAAAGGCGCGCAAGAACCCGAAGAGGCCGCAGAGTGGTGCAAAACCGACTGGCGCTCGCAGCCGATTGAGATGGCGCACGCCGGCGACAGTGACCGGCAGATTGGCGGCGTGGGGGAGCTGGGCATGGGCGGCCCCAATTTTTGGACGCTGCTGTTGCGCGACGGGGCGATTGTGCATGGTGCCTGTGCCGCGCCGCAGGACGTGGACGGCGGCAAGCTGCGCCTGATCCCGACCCGTAGCCGCGAGGGTGAGGGGCTGACGGTGTACGAGCCTGCCGCCCGGGTGATGTACGCGCTGCCTGCACTGACCGATCGCGAGCAGGCGGCATTGGCCGCCGGTTCCGCAGAGGCGCTGGCGCGGCTGCGGGCGAAATGTCGGCAGGCGGAAGCCACTCCCTTGCATCCAGTGCGCGGTTTATGGGTGCCGCAGTGGACTGAGGAGCCGGCAGATCGTCTGGAGATCACCTTGCCCAGTGGGCGGGTGCTGGCGGCGTGCTCGATGTTGCCGACGGATCTGCGCCATGCGAACGATCCTGCCGCGCTGCTGCACGCGCCGCCTTATGAGCTGTTGCTGGATAACCGGCCGACCAATCTCTTCGTGCGCGATCTCGAGCGCGTGGCGGAATCCCCGGCGGGTGACGGCTTGAGCGTCGGCGGCTGCCAGTTCCGCGGCGAACATATTGTCGACGGTCTGTACCATCTGTATTTCGCCGGCGAGTGGTTCAGCCTGCTCTCTTATGCGCACAAACCGGCGTGCGGGCGCGGTTCGGACACCACGTTTTTCGTCGAACGTATAGAGCCGCAAGACGGCGGGGGGTTCGTGATTGAATGGGATGCCTACGGCGTGGGAGCCGACGGGCGTGAGCCGCGCGTGCCGGCTCCGCCGGTATTGACTATTGCGGTGAGCTGGCAGGAAACGCCGCTGCAACTGCCCACGGCCAATAACCGCGTGACCGTGCGCTTGCCCAACGCCACGGCGTAATGCTTAAGGCAGCACCCTGACCTCGCCGTTGTGCAAGGTCAGCACGGCGATCGGGCTGCCGGAGAAGCACTCCCTAAAGGCCCAACCGCTGGGCCGAAACGCCGCCGCAGGCAACCCGGCCTGCCACTCCTCCCACTGCGGGGTTGGCTGATCCGGCGGTAAAGAGAAAGAGACCAGCCAACCGGCTTCGCAGTGCACCCTTTGGCCGGTTGGACGGATGAAGGTATACGCACCTGCCAGCTCCATCACCGGCGGTAAAACCTCGAAGGCGATGATCGGCACGCCGGCCACGTTCTGTGGCTGAGGAAAACGCACGGCGGTCACGCCGTCCATTGTGATAGGGCTGTCTTCGGTGCCGGGCAGGCGTGGTTCCTGGCGGTTTACCCAACTTCCCTTCGGCAGCGTGATTTCACCGAACGGTTTTGCCTCGTCGAGCGTCAGGTAGCTGCGTTGATTCCAGCGTTTTTCCGCCCGCTCGCTCTTGAAATCCTGGATGGTGATGCCGATAAGCATCAGCACGCACGCCACCGGGTAGACCGCCAGCGCCGAGGCCAGCAGAAAACCGAACCAGGAGAGCGGTGGGCGCGGGCGGCCGCAGCGGGCGGCGGCGTAGCGCCAGCCCCACCAGGCGAGCAGGATGCCGGTGGGCAGCAGCGCCAACAACAGCGCCACCAGTCCTGCGGCGCCGGCGCCATAACCTAATAGCATGGCAAGTTCCTCATGTTCATGGTGTGGTGGAGCGATAGCGAACGAAGTAGGGCAGCGCCGGGGCCTCCCCCTCATCGGCATAGTGGCTTTCCGGTTCGATCACGGTTTGGCGTGCGTCGTCGCGCCCATTGTAGCGGTACTCCAACGGCTGTCGGTAGCGCACTTCGGATGAGCGCAGATCGAAAATCAGCGAAAGGCGCGCATCGCCGTTATCCGTTTGGGCGACCAGCTTGTCGTTGCCCGCCCACAGCTGATACAGCGATTTATCACCGTTTTCCAACAGCACCGCCAGTTGTCCATCGGATTGATAACGCATGAGCTGATACAGCCCTCTGTCCAGCGTCTGGGCGATCAGGTAGATGCCACCATCCGGAGCCTGAGCGCTTTCCTTGACGCGCACCGTTAGCCAATGCAGTTCGGCCACCTCGCCGGTTTTGCCGTTAACGGCGATGTGCAAGGCGCCGGAACCGAGCACCGGGTTCATCCAGAACAGCACGCGCTCGCCATCAACGGCGGTAAAGATCTCGGGCATGGATTTGCGCTTACCGGAGGCGTAAGCCGTCGGTGAGTCTTCCTCGCCGCGCTCAAAGCCCAGCAGTTGCCTCTCATCCAACAGCGCCGGCAGATCCAGCGTTTGCCGCCAATGGGCGCCAAAATCCGGGCTGTAGAATACGCCTTCGGGGCTGATGAGATACAGCGCGCGTTTTCCCGGCAGCGCCATCAGTTTGCCGCCGATAAAGGAAGGCTGGCTATCGTCGCCCTCGGGCCATGGGATCAGCGCCCCGATGGTACCACGCTGCACATCGACCAGCCGGCGCCCTTTGGAAAGAAAAAGCACGCACTCTTGTCCGTCGCACACCGCATCGTGGATCGATTCGTCGAACTCCCCCAGCATCTGCAGTCCCTTCGGGCCGGTGAATAACACCTGGCTGAGGTAGTTGGCCGCCCAGCCGTAAAAGCTATTGTACGCCCCGCTCTCGCTCCTTTTGCTGGTGAGCAACAGGGCGCCGTCCTGCGCCGGATAGCTGTAGACGAGATCGTAACGGGCTATCGTCGGCAATGCCTCGTCGCCTTGGGTCCAATGCCACTGCGCATAACGTTGCTCAGGGGCGAGTAA
The sequence above is drawn from the Serratia sp. FDAARGOS_506 genome and encodes:
- a CDS encoding TM2 domain-containing protein, which codes for MSRKDKLAAALLAIFLGGLGIHKFYLGMKWWGLFYLLFCWTGIPAIVGFIEGIIYLFQSEEKFNQKYNPGLI